One stretch of Methyloversatilis sp. RAC08 DNA includes these proteins:
- a CDS encoding PepSY domain-containing protein, translating into MKTSAMRTALVAVLTACATLPALADDDDLPKMRAIAAGAKLISLEDAQAKALAAKPGTIVDVDLERRFLGRNYDYEFEVIDAEGKEWEVYINARDGSVRSVRQDWFE; encoded by the coding sequence ATGAAGACATCTGCAATGCGCACTGCCCTGGTTGCCGTGCTGACCGCGTGCGCCACCCTGCCTGCATTGGCCGACGACGACGACCTGCCGAAGATGCGCGCCATCGCTGCCGGCGCCAAGCTGATATCACTCGAGGACGCCCAGGCCAAGGCGCTCGCCGCCAAACCCGGCACCATCGTGGACGTCGACCTCGAACGCCGCTTCCTGGGGCGAAACTACGACTATGAGTTCGAAGTGATCGACGCCGAGGGCAAGGAGTGGGAGGTCTACATCAACGCCCGCGATGGCTCCGTGCGATCGGTGCGTCAGGACTGGTTCGAGTGA
- a CDS encoding CoA-acylating methylmalonate-semialdehyde dehydrogenase, whose protein sequence is MSFEHALPHWINNARDVLHSERQADVFDPAHGRVARRVLLASDSDVSAAVASASAAQPAWGALPPLRRARVLFRMQELVTKYSTDLARLITREHGKTLPDAQGEVQRGLEVIEFACGIPQLLKGQYSDNVGGGIANWSQRMPLGVTAGITPFNFPFMVPMWMAPVAIACGNSFILKPSERDPSPSLLTAELFRDAGLPDGVFNVVQGDREAVDALLVHPDVRAVSFVGSTPIARHIYETAARHGKRAQALGGAKNHMVVMPDADIAQAADALIGAAYGSAGERCMAISVAVVVGDIADALVDAVKVRAQKLTIGDGESPGADMGPVVTAAHRDRIVSLIDSGIAEGATLVLDGRRHTVAGRENGYFLGATLFDHVTPDMRIWREEIFGPVLCVVRAASFGEAVELVNSHEYGNGVSLYTRDGRTAQEFAQRIEAGMVGINVPIPVPMAWHSFGGWKQSLFGDLHAYGEEGVRFYTRYKSVMQRWPDSSSKGPEFGMPVNQ, encoded by the coding sequence ATGAGCTTTGAACACGCCCTGCCCCACTGGATCAACAACGCACGCGACGTGCTGCACAGCGAACGTCAGGCCGACGTATTCGATCCGGCCCATGGCCGGGTTGCGCGGCGCGTGCTGCTGGCCTCCGACAGCGACGTGTCGGCAGCGGTCGCCAGCGCCTCAGCGGCACAACCCGCGTGGGGCGCACTGCCGCCGCTGCGCCGTGCGCGCGTGCTGTTCCGCATGCAGGAGCTGGTGACGAAGTACAGCACCGACCTCGCGCGCCTGATCACGCGCGAGCATGGCAAGACGCTGCCGGACGCGCAGGGCGAGGTGCAGCGCGGGCTGGAGGTGATCGAATTCGCGTGCGGCATTCCGCAACTGCTCAAGGGCCAGTATTCGGACAACGTCGGCGGCGGCATCGCCAACTGGAGCCAGCGCATGCCGCTGGGTGTCACGGCGGGCATCACGCCGTTCAACTTCCCATTCATGGTGCCGATGTGGATGGCCCCGGTGGCCATCGCCTGCGGCAACAGTTTCATCCTGAAGCCGTCGGAACGCGATCCGTCACCGTCGCTGCTGACTGCCGAACTGTTCCGGGACGCCGGCCTGCCGGACGGCGTGTTCAACGTCGTGCAGGGTGACCGCGAGGCGGTCGATGCGCTGCTGGTGCATCCGGACGTGCGCGCCGTGAGCTTCGTCGGCTCGACGCCGATCGCGCGCCACATCTATGAAACCGCGGCACGCCACGGCAAGCGTGCTCAGGCGCTGGGTGGGGCGAAGAACCACATGGTGGTGATGCCGGACGCCGACATCGCGCAGGCGGCCGACGCGTTGATAGGCGCCGCCTACGGCTCGGCCGGCGAACGCTGCATGGCGATTTCGGTCGCGGTGGTGGTGGGCGACATCGCCGATGCGCTGGTCGATGCAGTCAAGGTCCGCGCGCAGAAACTCACGATCGGCGACGGCGAAAGCCCGGGCGCCGACATGGGCCCGGTCGTGACAGCCGCGCACCGCGACCGCATCGTGTCGCTGATCGACAGCGGCATCGCGGAAGGTGCGACGCTGGTGCTCGACGGGCGGCGACACACGGTGGCCGGGCGGGAGAACGGCTACTTCCTCGGCGCGACGCTGTTCGACCATGTAACGCCCGACATGCGCATCTGGCGGGAAGAAATCTTCGGCCCGGTGCTGTGCGTGGTGCGTGCGGCAAGCTTCGGCGAAGCCGTCGAGCTGGTGAACAGCCACGAATACGGCAATGGCGTGTCGCTCTACACGCGGGACGGACGCACCGCGCAGGAATTCGCGCAGCGCATCGAAGCCGGCATGGTGGGTATCAACGTACCGATTCCCGTGCCGATGGCGTGGCACTCGTTCGGCGGCTGGAAACAGAGCCTGTTCGGCGACCTGCACGCCTATGGCGAAGAGGGCGTGCGTTTCTACACGCGCTACAAGAGCGTCATGCAGCGCTGGCCGGACAGCAGCTCGAAAGGGCCGGAATTCGGGATGCCGGTGAATCAATGA